One segment of Porticoccus hydrocarbonoclasticus MCTG13d DNA contains the following:
- a CDS encoding TRAP transporter small permease subunit produces the protein MPRLIHFLEHLASGIDCFTEWTGRLVAWLTLAMMVLTCLVVVMRYFLQSGSIALQESVTYFHAVVFLLGAAFTLKRGGHVRVDIFYQRYSPRMKALVDALGGLLFLIPVCILILLFCWEYVTNSWAIREVSKEASGLPWVYLLKTLLILMPITLLLQGIAEVIKNLLFFFGLSQTQTIEHQEHVL, from the coding sequence ATGCCTCGATTGATACATTTTCTGGAACATCTGGCCAGCGGTATCGACTGTTTTACTGAATGGACCGGCAGATTGGTGGCCTGGCTGACCCTCGCCATGATGGTGTTGACCTGTCTGGTGGTGGTCATGCGCTATTTCCTGCAATCCGGCTCGATCGCCTTACAGGAGTCGGTCACTTATTTTCATGCAGTGGTTTTTCTGCTAGGTGCCGCCTTTACGCTAAAACGCGGCGGCCACGTTCGCGTGGATATTTTCTATCAACGTTACAGCCCGCGCATGAAAGCACTGGTGGATGCGCTGGGTGGACTACTGTTTCTCATCCCTGTATGTATTCTGATACTGCTGTTCTGCTGGGAGTACGTCACAAACAGCTGGGCAATAAGGGAGGTCTCCAAGGAAGCGAGCGGGCTGCCGTGGGTTTACCTGCTGAAAACCCTGTTAATCCTGATGCCGATTACCCTGCTGTTGCAGGGTATCGCGGAAGTGATCAAAAACCTGCTATTTTTCTTTGGGTTGAGTCAGACACAAACCATTGAACATCAGGAGCACGTGCTCTGA
- the gmhB gene encoding D-glycero-beta-D-manno-heptose 1,7-bisphosphate 7-phosphatase, translating to MTKLVILDRDGVINQDSDNYIKTVDEWIPLPGSIDAIARLNRAGYSVVVATNQSGIGRGLFDLDDLEAMHEKLSGLLAQQGAELAGIFYCPHTPDDHCHCRKPAPGLIDAIASEFGVSLNGVPLIGDSLRDLQAGLSHQCTPILVRTGKGTATEKKLSSQPEIELQQAPVFDDLDQAVDYLLAQDKDKDKDKDKDKDKDKDKDTGIFYE from the coding sequence ATGACCAAGCTGGTAATCCTCGACCGGGATGGTGTTATCAATCAGGACTCCGACAATTACATCAAGACTGTCGATGAATGGATACCTCTGCCCGGCAGTATAGATGCCATAGCCAGGCTTAACCGGGCCGGTTACAGCGTAGTCGTGGCGACCAACCAGTCCGGTATTGGGCGAGGGCTGTTTGATCTTGATGACCTGGAAGCCATGCACGAAAAGTTGTCCGGGCTGCTGGCACAACAGGGTGCCGAGTTGGCGGGAATATTCTATTGCCCCCATACACCAGATGATCACTGTCATTGCCGAAAACCGGCACCCGGGCTTATCGATGCCATTGCCAGTGAATTTGGTGTGTCACTGAACGGCGTTCCCCTGATCGGCGACAGCCTGCGGGATTTACAGGCTGGCTTGAGCCACCAGTGCACCCCCATTCTGGTACGTACCGGCAAAGGTACCGCCACAGAAAAAAAACTGTCTTCTCAACCGGAAATTGAGTTACAGCAAGCACCAGTTTTTGATGATCTGGACCAGGCTGTGGATTATTTACTGGCCCAGGACAAGGACAAGGACAAGGACAAGGACAAGGACAAGGACAAGGACAAGGACAAGGACACAGGAATTTTTTATGAATAA
- a CDS encoding TRAP transporter large permease translates to MVEYIPVLMFAVVCLMLMAGYPVAFSLAGTALIFAMVGTATGHFDMSFLHALPNRLYGTIDNTTLIAVPLFVLMGVMLEKSRLAEDLLDSMALLFGKFKGGLGISVVVVGMLLAASTGIVGATVVAMGLMSLPTMLKRGYHPALATGSICATGTLGQIIPPSIALVLLGDILSSAYQQAQLGMGIFNPKTISIGDLFVGAIVPGLLLVTLYILYLIAISRLKPELAPVAEVDGESSLSAARLLRSLLPPVVLIVAVLGSILSGAATPTEAAGVGAMGATLLALGRRQLTIKRLRDVTQSTTEVTAMVFLILIGAAIFSLIFRGFGGEELMEDLFTRIPGGVVGATLVVMVVIFLLGFILDFIEITFVVVPIVGPILLAMGLDPVWLGIMIAINLQTSFLTPPFGFALFYLRGVAPPSVATRDIYRGVVPFIIIQLLLMLMLAIWPSLATWLPSIVF, encoded by the coding sequence ATGGTTGAATACATTCCTGTACTGATGTTTGCCGTGGTCTGCCTGATGCTGATGGCTGGCTACCCGGTGGCGTTTTCGCTGGCGGGCACCGCACTGATTTTTGCAATGGTTGGCACCGCCACCGGCCATTTTGACATGTCCTTTTTGCATGCCCTGCCCAACCGTTTATACGGCACGATCGACAATACCACACTGATCGCTGTGCCCCTGTTTGTGCTGATGGGCGTCATGCTGGAAAAATCCCGATTGGCAGAGGACCTGCTGGATAGCATGGCCCTGCTGTTTGGGAAATTCAAAGGGGGACTGGGTATTTCGGTGGTAGTGGTAGGCATGCTGCTGGCTGCCAGCACCGGGATTGTCGGCGCCACGGTGGTCGCCATGGGACTGATGTCCCTGCCCACCATGTTGAAACGCGGTTACCATCCGGCACTGGCCACCGGCTCCATTTGCGCCACCGGCACCCTGGGGCAGATTATTCCCCCATCCATCGCCCTGGTTCTGCTGGGCGATATCCTGTCCAGCGCCTACCAGCAGGCCCAGCTGGGAATGGGTATTTTTAACCCGAAAACAATCTCTATCGGGGATCTGTTTGTGGGCGCGATTGTGCCCGGCCTGTTACTGGTAACCCTTTACATTCTGTATCTGATTGCCATCTCACGGCTTAAACCCGAGCTTGCACCAGTGGCTGAGGTTGACGGTGAGTCCAGCCTCTCGGCTGCCAGATTGCTGCGCAGCCTGTTACCGCCGGTGGTGTTGATCGTGGCCGTACTGGGTTCGATTCTCAGTGGTGCAGCCACCCCCACGGAAGCGGCCGGTGTAGGTGCCATGGGGGCCACCCTGCTGGCACTGGGGCGTCGACAATTAACTATCAAAAGATTGCGGGATGTCACTCAGTCCACCACGGAAGTTACAGCGATGGTGTTCCTGATCCTGATTGGTGCCGCGATATTTTCCCTGATCTTCCGGGGTTTTGGCGGTGAGGAGTTGATGGAGGACCTGTTCACTCGCATTCCCGGCGGTGTCGTCGGCGCTACGCTGGTGGTCATGGTGGTGATTTTCCTGCTGGGTTTTATTCTCGATTTTATCGAAATCACCTTTGTCGTCGTACCCATTGTCGGACCTATTTTGCTGGCAATGGGGCTCGATCCGGTGTGGCTTGGCATCATGATCGCTATAAACCTGCAAACCTCTTTTCTGACACCACCCTTTGGCTTTGCCCTGTTCTATCTGCGCGGTGTTGCACCACCCTCGGTGGCAACCCGCGATATTTACCGCGGCGTCGTGCCTTTTATCATCATTCAACTATTGCTGATGTTAATGTTGGCCATCTGGCCTTCGCTGGCCACCTGGCTGCCATCCATTGTTTTCTGA
- a CDS encoding GrxA family glutaredoxin, with protein sequence MQPFTIFGHDACGFCRRAKELMEKKGLEYRYVNIHDEGISPADLAKTIGQPVNTVPQIFHGKEYIGGFQELTEYFEKIEAGQQQ encoded by the coding sequence ATGCAACCTTTTACTATATTCGGCCACGATGCCTGTGGTTTCTGTCGCCGCGCCAAGGAACTGATGGAAAAAAAGGGGCTGGAATACCGTTATGTGAATATCCACGACGAGGGTATCAGCCCGGCAGACCTCGCCAAAACTATTGGCCAGCCGGTCAATACGGTACCGCAGATATTCCACGGCAAAGAATATATCGGTGGTTTTCAGGAGCTCACGGAATATTTTGAGAAAATAGAGGCCGGGCAGCAGCAATAG
- a CDS encoding acyl-CoA thioesterase yields MTEINQPPEPRGELTLQTIAMPKDTNSSGDIFGGWLLSQMDLGSSILAQRVAKGRVATVAISEMSFLRPVPVGAIVSCYCELMQVGSSSMTINVEVWINIESTNEPAKVTEGQFVFVAIDERGKTRTVSKDK; encoded by the coding sequence TTGACTGAAATCAATCAACCACCGGAACCCCGCGGTGAACTCACCCTGCAGACAATAGCCATGCCCAAAGACACCAATTCCAGCGGTGATATTTTTGGTGGCTGGCTACTCTCACAAATGGACCTCGGTAGTTCCATTCTGGCTCAGCGGGTTGCAAAGGGTCGCGTGGCCACGGTTGCAATCAGTGAAATGTCGTTTCTTCGACCGGTTCCGGTTGGTGCCATTGTCAGTTGCTACTGTGAGTTGATGCAGGTCGGCAGCAGCTCCATGACCATCAACGTTGAGGTCTGGATCAACATTGAATCCACCAATGAGCCCGCCAAGGTAACAGAGGGGCAATTTGTTTTTGTTGCCATCGACGAACGGGGCAAAACCCGCACAGTCAGCAAGGACAAATAA
- the glyS gene encoding glycine--tRNA ligase subunit beta has product MSSDFLIEIGTEELPPKSLLNLSEAFREEVVNRLSGLKLNFGTVSSFASPRRLAVVVRALDPMTPGQETVNWGPPKSVAFDQAGMPTRAAQAFAEKNNCPLTALADMVEHDGKQEKLCHRASQPGQSTAALLGDIVSGALTALPIPKRMRWGTRREEFVRPVHWIVMLFGNDVVNTQIMGLLAGNRSRGHRFHAPNEIVIDSPASYCQQLKQAYVLADFDERRHLIREGVHAAAKKAGGHAAIDDDLLNEVTALNEWPVPLVGHFEARFLDVPAEALISSMKSHQKYFHVLDDSGKLMPIFITVANIESTDPEQVIRGNERVIRPRLSDAAFFYETDRQTTLAKQRESLRSIVFQAKLGSLFDKTERVASLARALSETTGADGALAFRAGELSKSDLVSEMVGEFDDLQGTMGRYYAIHDGEDPEVANALFEQYLPRFAGDIIPTTRTGITLAIADRLDTLVGIFGIGQPPSGSKDPFALRRASLGVLRIIVEHKIDIDLSAALNLALTQHIDTSTLVESADHINKQVLTYMLDRFKGRYEDEYIPAEVFQSVAARQLSNPLDIHLRVMAVHAFNQLPEAEALAAANKRVSNILSKQVDLPDGREVNQALLVEPAEQTLATTLTALTGTVGPLLEARDYTSALKELAKLRDPVDQFFDEVMVMAEQSEVRMNRLALLQKLQALFLNIADISLLVPAK; this is encoded by the coding sequence ATGAGTTCAGATTTTCTTATTGAAATTGGCACAGAAGAGCTCCCGCCAAAGTCACTGTTGAACCTGTCAGAGGCTTTTCGGGAGGAGGTTGTAAATCGCCTTTCCGGGCTAAAGCTGAATTTTGGTACCGTTTCCTCATTTGCATCGCCCCGTCGTCTGGCAGTGGTTGTCCGTGCGCTCGATCCGATGACCCCCGGGCAGGAAACCGTCAACTGGGGGCCACCCAAATCTGTTGCATTCGATCAGGCTGGTATGCCAACCCGCGCCGCCCAGGCCTTTGCCGAAAAAAACAACTGTCCACTAACTGCGTTAGCGGACATGGTTGAGCACGATGGCAAACAGGAAAAACTGTGCCACAGGGCCAGCCAACCGGGTCAATCAACCGCGGCCCTGCTGGGGGATATCGTGTCCGGCGCTCTGACAGCATTGCCCATTCCAAAGCGCATGCGCTGGGGTACACGCCGCGAAGAATTCGTCCGGCCCGTTCACTGGATTGTTATGTTATTCGGTAACGATGTTGTCAATACACAGATAATGGGCCTGCTCGCCGGAAACCGAAGTCGCGGTCACCGTTTCCATGCCCCCAATGAGATCGTTATTGACAGTCCGGCCAGCTATTGTCAGCAACTGAAGCAGGCTTACGTGTTGGCAGACTTTGATGAACGTCGCCATTTAATTCGGGAAGGCGTCCACGCCGCCGCCAAAAAAGCCGGCGGCCATGCAGCTATCGATGACGATTTGCTCAATGAAGTGACCGCCCTCAATGAGTGGCCCGTACCATTGGTGGGCCATTTTGAAGCACGCTTTCTCGACGTTCCCGCAGAAGCTCTGATCTCTTCCATGAAATCTCACCAGAAATATTTTCACGTGCTGGATGACAGCGGCAAGCTAATGCCCATCTTTATTACCGTTGCCAATATAGAGAGCACTGACCCCGAGCAGGTAATCCGCGGCAATGAAAGGGTGATACGACCACGCCTGTCAGACGCGGCCTTCTTTTACGAAACTGACCGGCAAACCACGCTGGCCAAACAGCGCGAGTCACTTCGCAGCATTGTGTTTCAGGCGAAGCTCGGATCACTATTTGACAAAACTGAACGGGTTGCCAGTCTGGCCCGGGCATTATCGGAGACAACCGGTGCCGACGGCGCGCTGGCATTTCGGGCCGGGGAACTGAGCAAGTCGGATCTGGTTAGCGAAATGGTCGGTGAGTTTGACGACTTACAAGGAACCATGGGCCGCTATTATGCAATCCACGATGGTGAAGACCCCGAAGTAGCCAATGCACTTTTTGAACAATACCTGCCCCGTTTTGCCGGTGACATCATTCCCACCACCAGGACCGGGATTACCCTGGCGATCGCCGACCGCCTCGATACCCTCGTTGGTATCTTTGGTATCGGGCAACCGCCCAGCGGCTCGAAAGACCCCTTTGCCCTGCGCCGGGCAAGCCTCGGCGTATTACGGATTATTGTCGAACACAAAATCGATATTGATCTCAGTGCAGCACTGAATCTGGCTCTTACCCAACACATCGACACATCGACGCTGGTGGAGAGTGCTGACCACATTAATAAGCAAGTGCTCACTTACATGCTGGATCGATTTAAAGGGCGATATGAAGATGAGTATATCCCTGCAGAGGTCTTCCAGTCTGTCGCTGCGCGACAGCTCAGCAACCCGCTGGATATTCATCTACGGGTAATGGCTGTTCACGCCTTTAACCAACTGCCGGAAGCCGAGGCACTTGCTGCCGCCAACAAGCGTGTGTCCAATATTCTCTCCAAACAAGTCGATCTGCCTGATGGCAGGGAGGTGAACCAGGCCTTGCTTGTCGAACCCGCCGAACAGACACTTGCCACAACACTCACAGCACTGACCGGTACAGTCGGACCACTCCTTGAAGCCCGGGATTACACCAGCGCGCTAAAGGAGCTGGCAAAATTGCGGGACCCAGTCGATCAGTTTTTTGATGAGGTCATGGTCATGGCAGAGCAGTCAGAAGTGCGTATGAACCGCCTTGCGCTGTTACAAAAGCTTCAGGCATTGTTTCTGAACATAGCGGATATTTCCCTGTTGGTACCGGCCAAGTAA
- the glyQ gene encoding glycine--tRNA ligase subunit alpha gives MSQTTPDVSTFQGLILSLQQFWAKHHCVILQPLDMEVGAGTFHPATFLRAIGPESWHSAYVQPCRRPTDGRYGENPNRLQHYYQFQVVLKPSPDNIQELYLDSLRQLGIDTNIHDIRFVEDNWESPTLGAWGLGWEVWLNGMEVTQFTYFQQVGGLECFPVTGEITYGLERIAMYLQGVDSIYDLVWTEGPEGRVTYGDVFHQNEVEMSAFNFNEANVDFLFHSFDVYESESQRLIEKGLPLPAYEMVMKASHAFNLLDARHAISVTERQRFILRVRTLARAVAQAYFNSRLVLGFPLAPPALASHVKQLAAEAQT, from the coding sequence TTGTCACAGACTACACCGGATGTTTCGACATTCCAGGGGCTTATTCTGTCTCTGCAACAGTTTTGGGCAAAGCACCACTGCGTCATCCTTCAACCGCTGGACATGGAGGTAGGTGCGGGAACCTTCCACCCGGCAACTTTCCTGCGCGCCATTGGCCCCGAAAGCTGGCACAGCGCCTATGTGCAACCCTGCCGCCGTCCTACAGACGGCCGCTACGGTGAAAATCCCAACCGCCTGCAGCACTACTACCAGTTTCAGGTTGTTCTGAAACCGTCCCCCGATAATATTCAGGAGCTATATCTCGACTCCCTGCGTCAACTCGGCATTGATACCAATATCCACGATATTCGATTTGTGGAGGATAACTGGGAATCGCCCACGCTGGGCGCGTGGGGGCTCGGTTGGGAAGTGTGGCTGAATGGCATGGAAGTGACACAGTTCACCTACTTCCAGCAGGTGGGCGGCCTGGAATGTTTTCCTGTCACCGGTGAGATCACCTACGGTCTCGAACGGATTGCCATGTATTTACAGGGTGTGGATAGCATCTATGACCTGGTATGGACCGAGGGACCGGAAGGCCGTGTCACTTACGGGGATGTTTTTCACCAGAATGAGGTGGAGATGTCAGCTTTCAACTTCAACGAGGCGAATGTGGATTTTCTGTTCCACAGCTTCGACGTTTACGAAAGCGAAAGTCAGCGGTTAATTGAAAAAGGCCTGCCACTACCCGCTTATGAAATGGTCATGAAAGCCTCGCACGCTTTCAATCTGCTGGACGCAAGGCATGCCATTTCCGTCACCGAGCGGCAGCGTTTCATTCTCCGTGTGAGGACCCTGGCAAGAGCTGTGGCCCAAGCGTATTTTAACTCACGCTTGGTACTTGGCTTTCCGCTCGCTCCACCGGCACTTGCCAGTCACGTTAAGCAGCTGGCAGCAGAGGCTCAAACATGA
- a CDS encoding lysophospholipid acyltransferase family protein, with the protein MNKPIMLLRSMLFYLLYMLIVFVFGLISTISGPFLGYLNRHRLLTTAGMLINRALSLTCGINVQVDGLENVPHTPCVILSKHQSTWEVFFLQRLFMPVSTILKQELLKIPFFGWGIRLMHPIAIDRSNPRQAMKQVMQQGTQRISEGNRVVIYPEGSRIPFGKIGKYGRSGAALAIAAGVPIIPVAHNAGYCWPARQLMKRPGTIHVIIGKPILVTPESNSQAVTEQVKDWIETQQLRLADQ; encoded by the coding sequence ATGAATAAGCCAATTATGCTCCTGCGTTCAATGCTGTTTTATCTGCTTTATATGCTGATAGTCTTTGTTTTTGGCCTTATTTCTACCATTTCTGGGCCTTTTCTAGGCTACCTGAACCGTCACCGTCTACTCACCACTGCCGGCATGCTGATTAACCGTGCGCTGAGTCTCACCTGCGGTATTAACGTCCAGGTAGATGGCCTGGAAAATGTTCCCCATACCCCGTGCGTTATCCTCAGCAAACACCAGTCAACCTGGGAGGTTTTTTTCCTGCAGCGGCTCTTTATGCCCGTCAGCACCATCCTGAAACAGGAATTACTGAAAATACCATTTTTTGGCTGGGGTATCCGCCTGATGCACCCCATTGCCATTGATCGCAGCAACCCACGCCAGGCCATGAAGCAGGTTATGCAGCAGGGCACACAACGTATCAGCGAAGGGAACCGGGTGGTTATTTATCCAGAAGGGTCCCGCATCCCTTTTGGTAAAATTGGCAAGTATGGACGAAGTGGTGCCGCCCTGGCGATTGCAGCGGGTGTGCCCATCATTCCGGTAGCCCATAATGCGGGCTATTGCTGGCCGGCCCGGCAACTAATGAAACGACCGGGTACGATCCATGTCATTATTGGCAAGCCCATTCTTGTGACACCGGAGAGCAACAGCCAGGCTGTTACAGAGCAGGTCAAAGACTGGATTGAGACACAGCAGCTGAGATTGGCAGACCAGTAA
- a CDS encoding ceramidase domain-containing protein gives MDKKIAFLLLILISVTALFFLLVEPVAQPKKYLQFADQRMLLGIKNFWNVVSNLPLILLGICGVVMACKRQLVHDNFPVTPVYLTLFTAVIFTGIGSIWFHINPTNQTLFWDRLPMAVVFMSLITALFAEYLGRPLQKILFYPLLLTGAGSVIYWHITESLGRGDLRPYLLVQFLPILFLFMLMAISRSRFTRSRDILVILFCYGMAKLTEYLDQQIFAATTLISGHTLKHLLAAAAILVLLKMLWWRKELVNQ, from the coding sequence ATGGATAAAAAAATTGCGTTCCTGCTACTTATACTGATCAGCGTTACGGCCCTGTTTTTTTTATTGGTAGAACCTGTGGCACAGCCGAAAAAGTATCTGCAGTTTGCTGACCAAAGAATGCTGCTAGGCATAAAAAACTTCTGGAATGTGGTGTCCAATCTGCCGCTTATTCTGCTCGGCATCTGTGGCGTCGTGATGGCGTGTAAAAGGCAACTGGTGCACGATAATTTTCCCGTGACGCCGGTTTATCTGACGCTATTCACAGCAGTTATTTTTACCGGCATCGGTTCGATCTGGTTTCATATCAACCCCACCAATCAGACACTGTTCTGGGACCGTCTGCCAATGGCCGTTGTTTTTATGTCCCTGATCACGGCATTATTTGCTGAATATTTGGGCCGCCCATTACAAAAAATACTTTTTTATCCACTGTTGTTGACCGGTGCAGGATCCGTTATCTACTGGCATATCACGGAGAGTCTGGGCCGGGGTGACCTGCGCCCCTACCTGCTGGTGCAGTTTTTGCCGATACTCTTCTTGTTCATGTTGATGGCCATCAGCCGATCACGATTTACCAGAAGCCGGGATATTCTGGTTATTTTATTCTGCTACGGTATGGCAAAGTTGACGGAGTATCTGGACCAGCAGATTTTTGCCGCAACCACCCTCATTAGCGGTCATACCCTCAAACACTTGCTGGCGGCGGCCGCGATCCTGGTCTTGCTGAAAATGCTGTGGTGGCGCAAGGAATTAGTAAACCAATAA